The nucleotide sequence TGCTTACAGGATGGAAGTTACACAGCGGCCTCCCATGGCTGTTACAAATGCAGTGTCCTGGCGTAGTGAAGGGATACGATACAAGAAGAACGAGGTATGCGCGGGTCTAATTTTTCTTTAGAGTCTAATTTTTCTTTAGAGTTTGGTTATCATGGAAATGAGACTACAAAATTACTCGCTTGCTTTGATTAGGTCTTTTTGGATGTTGTGGAGAGTGTGAATATACTCGTCAACAGTAATGGTCAAATAGTAAGGTCAGAGGTTGTTGGCGCACTGAAGATGCGTACTTATTTGAGGTAACATGATTTATAATAACTCTGTTTTCCAGATAATGTTAGCACTTGACACTAGATGTTACCATATCTGAATTTATGATTTGTTTGCTTTATTAAGTTGTAACTTATAGGTATTCAAATGTATATGTTTTTTGGCATTTTCTAGGTAACACGGTAATAGGCATGGTAATTGTCTAGTGGAAATTATCAACTTGCTACCTAATCTGGCTTggttttcatgttatatgtatggACTAATAGTTAACCAGCAACTTATGCTGTATGAGAGTATCTTCTTCAACCTTGCACgtcaaaaaaaaagtatttttgatGCATAAGAACTGCTAATATAGGTCTTTTTGAGCTAATAACATATACATTAGTCATTAGCTACAAGTTTGTCTCTAAACCTGATCCTTGGTGTCAGGAGTTTATAGATGCTtctatatatttaatcagaaagggTTTGTGAATTTTTTTCTTGTTCTGTCCCTAGCAATTTAATATTGTTGTATATATTAGAATAACCAAGTAATCAAGCTGTGTGTACAATTAACATGTATTGATTTTATAAGGGCAACTCTTTATAATTTCATACTCTTCCACTTAAGAACCGCTTTGTTCCTGAACATGGGCTTCACTCTAGTGAGAATAAGCTTATTGTATTTGCTATTAAAATCTAGAACTGAGAACCAAATATAGCAGGCTCTGATCCTGGTtcgtttttttattatttttaatagtcgGGTTATTTTTGCACATGCGTTGTAATATCTTATTTTCACATGGTTGCTTAAACATCACTAAGAAACAGGAAAACCATGTGCAACAACAAAATAGTGACGTTTCATTACTTGCAGTGGTATGCCTGAATGTAAGCTTGGGCTGAATGATAGAGTATTGTTGGAGGCTCAAGGACGATCTTCTAAGGGGAAAGCTATTGACTTGGATGACATCAAGTTTCATCAGTATGTTCTTCTATCTACTTTTCATTAAGTAAATAGCAGCCTCAGCATTTTCATATTCTTTAGATTTGTAAACTCGACCCACCTATTAAAAATGGTTTATTTAAGATGTTGTTGTATCTCTAACGGACCTACATAAAGCCCATAACATTCAAAATCCTTTCATTCAAAATCAAGTTCCATTTTTGTACTAATGTACTCTCTTTGTAACCATAGTTAACACACTAGTTACTTACTAGAAATTGATGGGGAAATCGGCTTTGGGATCACACAACCCAACCAAATCCATTTCTACCTGTTAAAAAATTCACTTGTCTTCATATAAATATATTTCTGCACATACTTTTGTGTTtcctttatttataaatataaatataaatatatatattgccaTCAGCTGATGCTCAATTTTCAAATTGATATAGGTGTGTGCGCTTGGCACGATTTGAGAATGATCGCACAATATCATTTGTACCTCCTGATGGAGCTTTTGACCTCATGACATATCGACTCAGTACTCAGGTTCTTGCACTTCCATAACCAGCCTCAACATATAATCTAGCCCCATGTTTCTTGACAATTCTGGAGCATTTTTAATCTTCAGGTAAAGCCTTTGATATGGGTCGAAGCTCATATTGAAAGGCATTCTAGAAGTCGTATGGAAATCACAGTGAAAGCTCGGAGCCAATTTAAGGAGCGCAGGTAAAGATATTATTTGAATGTTCAATTTTCCAACTCCTTTGTTAGAAGTTAGTTATAAAATTTACCCTTGATACGTTTACCATATGGGTGGCATTACTCATTAATGGTTCAATTTTGGTTGTTTTATCTCAAATGGGTCAAACTGAAATTTAAAAAATATAGCTAGATGGGGAACTGAAAAGATGTAGATTGTATTGTAGTAATATTGCTTTTGTAGTCTATAGTTAACACATTTCtcatctataattattattatcttcatataAATAGACAAGAAGTTTTTGAGAGCAAATCATGCCTGGCCCATGTTCTCTTGTACTAAAATATGACCCGTTATGTTCTATACCCTACTTTATCTAACTTCTCACTTCTAGTTTACTGGCTAAAACGTGAGAGCATCGATTTTCACTCATGATTAAACCTTAGAATTTTGATTTGGCAGCACTGCAACAAATGTGGAGATTGAATTGCCTGTGCCTGCTGATGCCACTAATCCTAATGTTCGAACCTCCATGGGATCAGCTGCCTATGCACCAGAAAGTGATGCACTTAGCTGGAAAATTAAATCTTTTCCTGGTGGCAAGGTAACATTTTTTTTAATCCTTACTGCCTATTTAGTAATTACCATAGTCAAGTCCTAAAAGTCAAGTATCCAAAGTAAGTTTACCGATTAGTCAACTTGTTGGATGTATGTAAATGTGGTGTGTACTGGATGATGTTATAGGAATACATGTTGAGAGCCGAGTTCAAACTTCCGAGTATAGAGGCCGAAGAAGCAGTCCCTGAGAGAAAAGCTCCTATTCGTGTGAAGTTTGAGATACCCTATTTTACAGTTTCTGGAATTCAAGTAAGCCTTCCGTTGTTCTTTTCTTGCATACTTGTATAGTAAATATAATCTCTCATATATACATTTATAACTACTTCTGTTTCGATCAACTACAAGTACGttaaagttaatttaaaatttgCAGTTCTCTACATTATGTGAGATTAGTTTTAATAGTGGATAAATAGTAGAATGGATGTGCTAATGGCAGTATAGGTGTATAATTGATGGATTTTCTTGGTAAAAAAATCTAGGTGTATAAAAAATTctattatatttctattattaattaatatgtatAAATTGAATTGCCAACCGACGTATTTGGCTTACATCCCTTATCAGCTTGAAGTAATAATTTTAACTACAAGGATTGATATTTGATACCTACACCGTGCAACAACTTGTTTAACTCTATCCTTGTTGCGATAATTTGTCattattttttgaattttttgtAGTATGATACGAAAGTAGGCTTCATTTCAACTTTAGGCCAACTTACATTAATCTTTGGCTTTTATAGGTCCGTTACCTAAAGATCATAGAGAAAAGCGGTTACCAGGCTCTTCCATGGGTGAGATATATAACAATGGCAGGTGAATATGAACTAAGACTCATGTGAAATCTTATTCCAAGCAAGTGGTTTGTATTTAATTCCGAATGATTTTGGATTATAAACAAGTAGTATATGTTTACAATCTAAATCAATTGTTTGCAAGACCATAGGCCATTTTCAGGCATCAATATTTGTATTTCTTTTAAAAATTTGTTGCCTGTACCAGCAGAAATATGTTTGTGATGTTTACTTACAAAATGTTATACACGCACTTTTGAATATTACACTTCTTTGCCCTTTTGTATTTCTTTGctattttaaaagaaaaaaaaatatttccaTAAACAAATGACTCTGTATACCCTTTTGCCTTTTGTAATaaactagaaaaaattcgaccgcgcgttgctgcggttgtattcgacgcgcggtcgaatttggatatacgttgtttggtacctaatatatctagtaggttgggttgtttgttggacgtgtatgtatatgtatgtaaagcttttttaacgatgtccgtttcgcgtatagttagtcgcgttgtgttcgtaaaattattttgagttgaacggtggtctcggaaaaatttaactcgcaccgagcgagaatatagggcccgttatttagcgttttttaacgatgtccgtttcgcgtgtagttagtcccgttgggttcttgAGATTTTTTAGAGCTGAACGGtgttctcggaaaaatttaactcgcaccgagcgggaagatatgtctcttttaaaaaccaggtggagtttattaattaaaataagAATTTGACATTTTGTACCCCTGTTTTGGGGGGTGAAGTTGCACCCTGTTAAAACTTGGGGGGTAAAAgctattttttccattttttttttttttgtcgtttGTATTTGTTTGTTGGTCAAAAAACGACCAACTTCATGGTGGCTATTAGTATATATTGAAATGAAATTGAAATAAAAGAGAAATTACATGAACAAGTAAAAAGATGGTGCAAAGAATATCTAAGCAACAATTGGGGTAAATTTCAAACCCCAATTGTATTTACTCATAACCTTAACTACTCTTGAAACTTCACTTAAAAAATGTATCTACTATTCTACACTTTGCCATTGGTATATTCGAATAGTAAGTGACGTCATGCGTATATATGGCTCTACAGTCATCCCACCTAGGTATCTTATTGAACAATAATAATGGTGAAATTGTTCTTCTTTTGACATCTTTGGGCTTCCGTTGTGGTTAGTGTAATTGATAAATTCGTAAAGGTAAGAAAATAAAGGGATTTGAACCCAACTTGTATAGTATAATcagtgttgcaaaagtcggccgacttggtcgGCGCGTCGTTTTTAGGCATGACCGACTCGTCAACCGTAAAAAGTCGGTCAActgtaaaaagtcggtcaaagccGGAAAAAGtcgatcaaagtcggtcaaagatTGTCAAATTCGGTCAATTTCTATATAAGAaattgtaatattgttaataattgttaattgttcatgtttattgtaaatgtagtttatattttaagattcgattacaatataatattatatatgaatatatatttaataaaattattttaaaaaGTCAGCATTGGTCAACGCCCGACGAGTCCCCTTTGCGTCACCGTCTCGACCGACTCGTCCCCCAAGGTCCCGACTGACAAGTCCCGaactcgcgtcttttacaaccttgaaTATAATAACTTAATTTTTAATGTAATAATTACCATATCATAATTTACTTAGATATGGGGACCGACGTAGCATACTATGAAGGGGCAATAGGGGTAAACAGTTCCCGATGATCGAAACTTCTTATTCTCGTTTTATGTATGTTTTTTAGGGTTTTTCAAAAAATTTAACGTTTTAACCCCATCAAAATCATGTATTCGGTACCTCGACAATCTATGCTCTACATTTTGTTTGGCACATAGTAATGCGAGTAATAAAGAATAAGCATATAAATTTGAAAATACTTAGCGGGGAGGGGGCTTTTAACCGGACATGCCATTAGATTGGTCCGGATTACTTTCAGTGCAGCAGTTGGAGAcgggttatgcaactgcgagaAATGATCGAATGGGTGGTTTAGTCCATCTGAGTGATCTCAAACCGctgttaaaaaaaacaaaaacgtgggAGTAACATTCTTTTTATTAGTTACGCATTGAAGCAAAAGGGGTCTAAAACGATATTACCAAATCATAAGGGGGTATTATGCAAATTATTAATAGCTCAACAAATAAAAAGCCAGCTGTTACTCTGACCCCTAAATTGGAGAAATTAAGCGGCATCTAAAACCCTAGCTCCGGTAATTTTAATTCATGTAATTATCTGTAATGCAAGTTataatttcgttttttttttttcttttcatattATTTGCTTTGACCATCAGTTTAACATAGTAAGTGAGTTTCCGATCGAGTTCGAGGTTTTTCACAGGGTTTAAGCTTTAACTGATTACCTCAGTCCTGATGTTACACTATATTACCGAGTATATAAATGCTTAATTTAGTTTATTTAAAATTGGTGCAATTTTGGCTATAGTTGGAATTTGTGTTTATTTTTACATAAAATAGGTAAAAATAGAATTAAGATATTGACAAGGTTTTGCTGTTGAAAATTGCATATGTGTGTAGGTATGTATCCATTGAAATGTGTAACAAATTTAATTTTAAAGACATGGATTAATTTTCTCTTTACAAGTAGTTTTAGAATTTGGTGTTGTAATTTTTGATTGATAAAGGTTTTAATTCCAGattagaataaaaaaaaaaaaagtgtcaaACAATGGTGGATTGGTGGATATCTTTAGTTGGAGCAGCAGTACCCGTATTAGTAGCAGGTCAAGCAATAAGAGTGAAGAACAGGAGAGCAGAAGAACAAAGATTGAAAAGTGCTCGAGGCCGTGAGAAAAGTTCTGATGATATTTTTGTTTGTGAAAGGGTGTGCACCTCAAAAAGGATGTTAAAGAAAGTTGGTGCGTTTTCCAAAGACCCGATTCCCGAAACTTGTGTGACTGTTTGTGGTGTTTCGGAACTTGATGCTTGTGCTGATGCATGTGCGCGGACTGTTTGTGTGAACCAGCATCAAGTGCCTAATTGGAATGATATTTGCTTGAAAAGATGTCAAAGTGAGTGTCTAAAGCTATCAAACTCTTCGGCTATATTACCGTAATGTTGTTTGCTTAATAAGTAAGGTGCAATGAATCTTTTGGTTGGTGTTGTGAAATGTGATATGAAATCTTGATGATTGAGTTTTGTTCTAAACACACGTCTCTTTTGATTCTGTCAGTTTCATGTTAACAAGATGAAAAAGGTAATGCATCATTTGTGAACAAAGTGTACAGTCAGTGTTTATTTTTGAAAtttatttaaaaagtcaacgttagttAAAATCCGTCTCGTCTCCGTCTTGACCGTTTTTCTACCGTCTCGACCGTTGTTGACCGTCATTTTGGCGATTTTGGCGCTGTTGACCGTTTTTAAAGCATTGACCGTTTCTTTAACCGTTTCTAGGTCCGTTACAACGGTAACATGGTAAAACCATTGTGACGTCCGTTGCGACGCTAGTGTCggccgttttttacaacactggacCTGCCTAAATAATCTTGTTAGTGGCTGCCTAAATAATCTTGTTAGTGGCAGGGACTAGTTTGGGACAAAATAATAAATTTGGTAACTAGGAGTGTAGGAATAAAATGGGAGTGACTAATTGGGCAAAAGTTGAAAAAAATAGGGACTAATTGAGCAATTATgtctttattttaattattaaatgtgtctttatctttatttacttttctTTTTCGTCTTTTTATTTCATCCGAAACCAAACCCTCAACCTTATTCTAACCGTTCAAATTGCACCTGAAAATGGAGCAGGCAGCCTTACACGATGACGGCGAAGTCAATCAGAACCTCGTTCTCAACAATACAAGCCTCGATTCTTATTTAGCAACGTTAGTCTCCGATTCCTACACAGTATCTGATTTAAAACGTTCATTCTAATCCCTAATTTAATAAGTGTGCTAGCATTCATTGCTGCTATATATTGTTTCTAGTTACATGATGATATCTATAAATTTGAAATTAAACAAACTTAGAAACAATATTAAGCAGCAATGAACGCTAGCGCGCATATTAAATTAGGATTTAGAATGATACCTTTGAGATTGGATTTTGTGTAGGAATCGAAGACGAATGTTGCTAAATGAGAATCGAGGCTTGTATCGATGAGCACGAGGTTCTGATCGACTTCGCCGTCATCGTGTAAGGCCGTCGGCTCCATTTTCAGGTGCAATCTGAACGGTTAGAATAAGGTTGAGAGTTTGGTTTCTGATGAAATGAAAAAAACGAAAAAGAAAATTAAATAAAGATACACTTAATAATTAAAAAAGACAAAATTGCTCAATTAGTCTGTTATTTTTTTCAATTTTTGCCCAATGAGTCACTCCCATTTTATTCCTATACTCCTAGTCACTAAATTTATTACTTTGTCCCAAACTAGTCTCTGCCACTAACAGGATTACCATGCAACGGATCTAGAAACGGTCAACATCAGCCGAGATGGTAGAAAAACGGTCGAGacagatgttgactaacgttgactttttaaataaaTTTCAAAATCAAACATTTCAAtcataaatatttcaaattaaagGCAAATATCTCTGTCTactttgaaatatatataaaaagtcaacgttggtcaacatccGTCTCGACCTTTCCGTTGTGACGTTTTAAGGTCCCTACTGTCACGactccgtctcgcgtctttttcaaccttggcaGGGGTAGACAAAATGCTACAATGTTGGAAGGTCCATTAGGCGAGGACGTTAAAGAGACTATCCTAAGAGAAGATGAAGCCGATATATCACCTTCAACGACCGAATTACGACCGAATTAGATGAAGTGAATTTGTATTCCCGACGTATAACGGGTGACGGTAATACTGAAGTATAACCGGTAATAGTATTACTGAAGCTTGATATACTTTGGCACACTAATATACTTCCAGATGATGACCATGCTGAAACATGaaatatatcagtatttatattgTTGATGTTAAATAGAAATTATGATTGTTGTAATGAGTCTTTGTATTTGATGtttgggttaaagccaaaaataggctacaaacttacacaaatgtaccgatgtcgcccacaaactcatttccgtcctactgtcgcctacaaactttcaaaaagtgtatcgatgtaaacaaaaactttcaaaaagtgtaccaatgtaaacaaaaatgacttgctaccggctaaactgattaaaatcaacacgtgtcgttcgtggattggatcttaattcttaaaaaaaaaaaaaaataggtcaAAATTAATATGTAACAagtcaaaactataaaatgttgatattagcacattttttgaaagtttgtaggcgacagtaggacagaAATGAGTTTGTggacgacatcggtacatttgtgtaagtttgtagcctatttttggctttaaccctttatGTTTTTAACTGAATGTTTATATGAAAGTTAAGTTTTTATAGGATTATTTGTTTCTAGTTGATTTCAATTTCTACTTGCAACATAGATAAACAGAAAAAAGTACCGAATCCAAATGAGAAAAACAACAGAGGTTGAAACCGAAAAAATTGAATCCAAATATGAAAAGAATCGAACCATTAAAAACCGGGTTCAAAACCGAAAAAccagttccaaaaaaaaaaaaaaaaaaaaccgatcccattttttttttttttttgggaaccaAATTTTTTAAAGCAGGAACCAGTTTTTAAGCCAACAATCAGCAAAGTGCTTCTTCCTTGTTAATTTCCCGGAAACGACATATACAACATAACATTAAATTTGTTAATCCCACATATTTCTCCCAAAACCCATATCTGAAGACCTCAACATCCAACCCGGATACACCTCGTACTTTACCTAAATCCAACACCAGTTCTATAAAAACAACCAACCCTAGAGACTGAGAAAAGAAAATCCAAGTTCTTAAACAATTCTGTAACAGTTTAAAACGACAAAAACTATCAAATTCACTAGTCTATTTGCATACAAGCTCAGTTTTGTCAATACGTAGAGGCCTTGAAACGAGTTGGAGTAAACGTCTCAATCAAGATTCCCTACCTGTCTAATGAGATCAATTGTACTCCAACTTTCATCACCAGTCGTGTAACGACAAGACCTTTGACTTTGAAATTTCGAATATGTTTGACCATGCATTATACCCCGATAAATTTGTTGAGCAGATATAACGGAAGTTGAAGCCTTGTGGGATTTTTGTGTTACATCTTGCGTTATCTAGGTCGGGTTGCTCATGATTTGAAAAGCTATTTAACGGTTCGGATCTGGTTTACTTAAAAAAGGTTGACGGGTTTGGGGTGGACACTGAGGTGATCTAtatgaaaaaaagaaaaaaaaagaaacataAATAGACGAATTTTTCCTATTCAAATGCAAATTACCAGAGTACATATttcttttaattcatttactaaaaTGTACGCTCTGCGACTGTCTGAATCTTTCCCTCTTATTACCACCAACATGTGCATCTAATCAGGTTCGATCCTCTTGTGATAATATCCTCAAGCGATAATATCAAGCCGATCATCAAGTCGCCTTGATGATAGTTTAGGACTTTAGGCCTCAGAAATAAAAGACTGTAGTAGAAATGCATTGactacatgatttataaaaatataaaaaaatatataaaaacctCGTTATATATTAAGATTCACCAAACAGTCTTTTCCTAGGTTTTAGGACTTCAAATATTTCTTGCCTATTTTCAAGCTTCAAAATGGAACATACATCAAAAGACTACCCAAAAAAAAGCATGAGAAGAACATATAAAAGCCGGTTGTACCCCTTAATCTGACCAAAAGAAAGTAATTCAAGTGTAATAGAAAGCCTACCGAACACAAGAATTGTAGTACCAGCACTTACAAGCTGAGCAAAAGATATTGACAAAATTACCCCTGAAAAATTATATGGGTTGACTCTCTGGAACAAAGTCAACAGGCTGGCTTTCAGTATTCTCAACCTGTTTTGATGCAGTGAGCCTGGCTTTCTTGAATCTACTTGA is from Rutidosis leptorrhynchoides isolate AG116_Rl617_1_P2 chromosome 10, CSIRO_AGI_Rlap_v1, whole genome shotgun sequence and encodes:
- the LOC139872071 gene encoding AP-1 complex subunit mu-2-like — encoded protein: MAGAASALFLLDIKGRVLVWRDYRGDVSALQAERFFTKLIEKEGDQELQDPVVYDNGVTYMFVQHNNVYLMTASRQNCNAASLLLFLHRVVDVFKHYFEELEEESLRDNFVVVYELLDEMMDFGYPQFTEAKILSEFIKTDAYRMEVTQRPPMAVTNAVSWRSEGIRYKKNEVFLDVVESVNILVNSNGQIVRSEVVGALKMRTYLSGMPECKLGLNDRVLLEAQGRSSKGKAIDLDDIKFHQCVRLARFENDRTISFVPPDGAFDLMTYRLSTQVKPLIWVEAHIERHSRSRMEITVKARSQFKERSTATNVEIELPVPADATNPNVRTSMGSAAYAPESDALSWKIKSFPGGKEYMLRAEFKLPSIEAEEAVPERKAPIRVKFEIPYFTVSGIQVRYLKIIEKSGYQALPWVRYITMAGEYELRLM
- the LOC139873482 gene encoding uncharacterized protein At5g64816, producing MVDWWISLVGAAVPVLVAGQAIRVKNRRAEEQRLKSARGREKSSDDIFVCERVCTSKRMLKKVGAFSKDPIPETCVTVCGVSELDACADACARTVCVNQHQVPNWNDICLKRCQSECLKLSNSSAILP